The following coding sequences are from one Nilaparvata lugens isolate BPH chromosome 6, ASM1435652v1, whole genome shotgun sequence window:
- the LOC120351998 gene encoding uncharacterized protein LOC120351998 has translation MILLQSTDFMRKFINLLRYDGANSSLSFILFTITEFLVLSNILLVFLNETDNVEKCVLAAKDFVTLAYLYTSVYKRFQQPQAGIRLTETIEEEYLIDCYRLDYNEQKWRDIKQHYENNRSHLEQTGRLFNKLTISCMAGVITRYAIFDLAKSLFGGRSMRGKPTPFVAYIPPDVDQTDFIVYIFVLQVFLTAIFHMEDP, from the exons ATG ATATTATTGCAGAGCACCGATTTCATGCGCAAGTTCATCAATTTGCTCCGCTACGATGGAGCCAACAGTTCTCTCAGTTTCATCTTGTTTACCATCACTGAGTTTCTGGTGCTGTCAAACATTCTCCTGGTATTCTTGAATGAAACAGACAACGTGGAAAAATGTGTTCTAGCAGCGAAAGACTTTGTAACGTTGGCATACTTGTACACAAGTGTATACAAGCGATTCCAGCAACCACAAGCAGGCATAAGATTGACTGAGACAATTGAGGAAGAGTACCTCATCGACTGCTATCGTCTGGATTACAACGAACAAAAATGGAGAGACATAAAACAGCATTACGAGAACAACAGGAGTCATTTAGAACAGACGGGCCGTTTATTCAACAAATTGACCATATCATGTATGGCTGGAGTAATAACCAGATACGCCATTTTTGATTTAGCAAAGTCACTTTTTGGAGGTAGATCGATGAGAGGCAAGCCAACTCCTTTCGTCGCATATATTCCGCCCGACGTCGACCAGACAGATTTTATCGTTTACATATTTGTGTTGCAAGTTTTTCTAACAGCTATATTTCATATGGAAG ATCCGTGA